The sequence TCTCGGCGGGGAGGGCTTGCGCCGCTCCCTCAACATTTCGGACAGGCCGAGCCCGAGTTCCCGGAGCTCGATGGCGACGATCAGCAGCGTGGGCAGGACCATCAGCAGGATGAAGCCGGTGGTCGTGCGCAGCTGCTGCACTACGTGGCCGACGTAAGGCAGGGCGAAGACCACGCGCCCGACGATACGGTTCGGCGTCACGATCGCCGCGTCGGGCTCCTCATTGGCGTCCCCCTTCGTGCGGTACGCGGGCCGGCCGTCGTACTCCGTGACCTCGACGACGCGGTGGGTGATGAGCAGGTCCTTGTTCATCACCGAGCGGAAGGTGATCACGTCGCCCGGCCGCACGTCCGACATGCGCACCGGCGCAACCACGATAGCGGCGCCGGCGGGCATGTCAGGACTCATGCTCCCACTGCGCAGGATCCCGTAACGCCAGCCGAGCAAGTGAGGCGTCAGCATGACCGCGACGACGGCGCACAGCACCAGCACCAGGGCGGCGCTGCTGCCCCAGTCCAGGGCCCGGAGGCCATATCGCGTGAGCGTGCGTTCTTTCGCCATCACCGGCTTGGCTCTCCCCACTCGCTACTAGGTCGCCCCAACCGGGTGGCAGCGGCTGGGCGAGGCGTCGGTCTGCTGGCTCAGCCCGAAGTGGAAGTCGATGCTGAGACCGTCGCCCTGGGTGTTGTTGGCGATGCTGCTCGAGACCTGGAAGGTCAGCGAGAGCACGCGGCCGTCTTCGTTCGCGGCGGAGTCGGCGTCGAGAGCGACACAGCCTGCCGCGACGATATCTGCCAGCGTGGCGACGGCGCCGAAGGGGCAGCTCCCGCCGGCGAACGAGCATGCCGTGACGGCGATGTCCGCCGCGCTCAGGTTGGCAGCCCCGTTGCAGTTCTCCGTCGTGCACGTATCCGCGACCTGCGTGACGTGAACCTCGACGTCGAGGTGCAGGTCGTTGAGGGAGCCGGCCATGTTCAGCGTGATGGCACAGGCGGACAGCGCCTGGCCGGGAGCGACCCCCGCATAATCGCATGAGGACACCGTGGAGCCGATGACGAGGTCGGCAGTGCCAGCGGTGATCGTGTTACCGGTATCCGTCTCGACGTCCGAGAAAAACGCCCCGGAGCCGAGGGTGAACAGGCCGCCGGCGAGGCCAATGACCAGCAGTGGGAATAAGATCCTGCGCATCCTTGCTTCTCCAATCAGCCTTGAGCTGTCAGCGTCCAGCTTTCAGGCCCTTGTCCGGCTCTCGGAGCCGGCTTCCGGTCCCTTTGGTTTGCCCTGTTGTGTCCTTAACCGTGATCACCTCCCTGTGCTTCGCCTACTCGGGCGACTTTGCCGTAAAGATCATCGTGGCGTTGACCGACTGGCCCTGGTACTGGTTGCCCGCGGGCCAGGGGAAGAAGACCTCCATGCAGAGCACTTCGCTCTCACCGACGTCAAGGAAACGGTCGCCGGGCGCGACCTCGACCGTGGGGTCGCCGAACTTGTTCCCGCTCGCGAAGTCACCGTCGTACAGGACCGTGCCGACCTGGTCGCCCGTCAGGGGCAAGAAGTCCCCGGAGGGCGAAGGCGGCGGGCCTGGGTAGTTGCAGGAGGTGCCGACTCGAAGGTAGATGCGGAGCCGCAACGCGCGCGCGAAGGCGCCACTGCCGCTGGTGTTGAAGCTGAGCGAGTAGTTGAACGCGACCTCCCCGATGTTCGAAACGATGATGCCGCCCGTAGTGTAGGCGCCGGGCGCAGCGAATCCCGGGATACTGAGGTGACTGTTGGCCCCGATCGGGCTCGCTTCCTCCGTGACCGGTGTCGGGGTCGGAGGCCCTGCCGTGCGGGTCGGCCGCGGCGTGGTCGAAGGTCCGGGGGTGGCCGATGGTGCCGGGCTGCCCGGCGGAGTCGGGGTGACGGTGACGCCCGGGGGCGCGGAGGTGCGCGTCGGCGTCGGCGCCGCGCCCCCTCCGCCGCCCGGGCCGCCACCGCCGGGCGGTTCGAGGGGCGAGGTGCCGATAGAGACTCCGCTGCGAGGCGCGCCGGTGGCGGTCGCGGCTGGCTGCGCCGACGGGGCGCTGGCCTGTGGCTCGGAGGCTTCGCCCAGGACCTGGGACGAGATCGCTGGCCCCGGCGCGCGGCCGGATGCAGCCGGCCGCGGCGTAGGAGCCGGCGACGGCTCGGGGGCGGCTGGCTCTTCCGCGGGGGTAGAGGTCTCATTTACCCCGATCGTGACCTGGGACGTGGAAAGCACGGCCAGCTTGCCCGTCTCCTCCTGGGTAGCGCGGATGTAGAAGTAGCCGCCAAGGAGCGTGGCCAGGATGAGCAGGCTGAGGATGCTCATCGCTACCCTCTCCCGCCTTCGGGCCCGCAGCTCCCGTTCCTGATAGCTCATCGGCGGCCTCCGCGGCGCCGCAGGG is a genomic window of Dehalococcoidia bacterium containing:
- a CDS encoding signal peptidase I, whose translation is MAKERTLTRYGLRALDWGSSAALVLVLCAVVAVMLTPHLLGWRYGILRSGSMSPDMPAGAAIVVAPVRMSDVRPGDVITFRSVMNKDLLITHRVVEVTEYDGRPAYRTKGDANEEPDAAIVTPNRIVGRVVFALPYVGHVVQQLRTTTGFILLMVLPTLLIVAIELRELGLGLSEMLRERRKPSPPRNGTGRGPLFLLTLIPLGLLAIKARSLLKSKSKTRSGIGSAA
- a CDS encoding SipW-dependent-type signal peptide-containing protein codes for the protein MRRILFPLLVIGLAGGLFTLGSGAFFSDVETDTGNTITAGTADLVIGSTVSSCDYAGVAPGQALSACAITLNMAGSLNDLHLDVEVHVTQVADTCTTENCNGAANLSAADIAVTACSFAGGSCPFGAVATLADIVAAGCVALDADSAANEDGRVLSLTFQVSSSIANNTQGDGLSIDFHFGLSQQTDASPSRCHPVGAT